One region of Calditrichota bacterium genomic DNA includes:
- a CDS encoding hydrogenase 3 maturation endopeptidase HyCI, whose amino-acid sequence MRPEGLAAALESLLKGRVVLLGVGSEWRGDDQAGSILARGLVRSARFCPIDCGDVPEAYTGPVKEFKPDRILIADAVDLGQEPGTIAILSADGLAQKRFDTHHASLRTLIDYLRAETGAEVVLIGIQPAGLGRGSGLAPAVQESVELLRALVNELLGMTSDEGATT is encoded by the coding sequence ATGAGGCCCGAGGGCCTGGCCGCCGCCCTCGAGTCGCTGCTCAAAGGGCGGGTAGTGCTCCTGGGCGTCGGCAGCGAATGGCGGGGCGACGATCAGGCAGGTTCGATCCTGGCAAGAGGCTTGGTGCGCAGCGCGCGGTTTTGCCCAATTGACTGTGGAGACGTGCCGGAAGCCTACACTGGGCCGGTCAAGGAATTCAAGCCGGACAGGATACTGATTGCCGATGCGGTCGACCTCGGGCAAGAACCGGGGACGATCGCGATCCTCAGCGCGGATGGGCTTGCACAGAAGAGGTTTGACACGCATCACGCGTCGTTGCGCACGTTGATTGACTATCTGCGGGCGGAGACAGGGGCTGAGGTAGTGCTCATTGGCATTCAGCCTGCCGGACTCGGGCGTGGATCTGGGCTGGCGCCTGCAGTGCAGGAGAGTGTGGAGCTTCTGCGGGCACTTGTCAACGAGCTGCTTGGGATGACATCAGACGAGGGCGCGACTACATGA
- a CDS encoding FAD/NAD(P)-binding protein: MENLYLPQLAVIDQIVDETPDTKTFTLHFLDEKYNKSFSYKPGQFVEVSVFGKGEAPFGLCSNPLRKGNFRITVRATGTVTNAMHEAKVGDVFGVRGPLGNSFPFEEVMGYDILIVAGGIGLPPLRSLIEPIFDKRIKFGEFTILYGARTPADRVYKDALEEWAARDDVRLLQTVDRADESWTGPVGVVTTLFEKIKVDPKRTFAFTCGPPIMIRFVIQDLLAMGFADDHIISTLERYMKCGVGKCGHCAIGHKYICVDGPVFSWRQIKVLPER, translated from the coding sequence ATGGAGAACCTCTACCTCCCACAGCTGGCGGTCATCGACCAGATTGTGGATGAGACACCCGATACGAAGACGTTTACCCTTCACTTCTTGGACGAGAAGTACAACAAGTCGTTCAGCTACAAGCCAGGGCAGTTTGTGGAAGTCTCCGTCTTCGGCAAGGGAGAGGCCCCCTTTGGCCTGTGCTCAAACCCCTTGCGCAAGGGTAACTTCCGCATCACGGTGCGTGCCACCGGCACGGTGACCAACGCCATGCATGAGGCCAAAGTGGGCGACGTGTTCGGCGTGCGCGGCCCGCTGGGCAACAGCTTTCCCTTCGAAGAGGTGATGGGCTACGACATCCTCATCGTGGCCGGAGGTATCGGGTTGCCACCGCTGCGCTCCCTCATCGAGCCCATTTTCGACAAGAGAATCAAGTTCGGAGAGTTTACCATTCTGTACGGGGCGCGTACGCCAGCTGATCGGGTGTATAAGGACGCGCTCGAGGAGTGGGCCGCGCGCGACGATGTGCGCCTCCTCCAGACCGTAGACCGCGCCGATGAGTCATGGACCGGCCCGGTGGGGGTGGTCACTACTCTCTTCGAGAAAATCAAGGTGGACCCGAAGCGCACCTTTGCATTTACCTGTGGACCACCGATCATGATCCGGTTTGTCATCCAGGATCTGCTGGCCATGGGTTTTGCGGACGATCACATCATCTCCACCTTGGAACGCTACATGAAATGCGGCGTGGGCAAGTGCGGACACTGCGCCATCGGCCACAAGTACATTTGCGTGGACGGGCCGGTGTTTAGCTGGCGCCAGATCAAGGTGCTGCCTGAGCGCTGA